DNA sequence from the Liolophura sinensis isolate JHLJ2023 chromosome 1, CUHK_Ljap_v2, whole genome shotgun sequence genome:
tgtttagaaATACCTATCTTAAATTAGAGTcaaacttcaaagaaaaaatgtacacaaaaaaaaatttgtacaaaCATAACATTGGATATTGCACTCTTGCAGAGAATATGTTCCCATATGTGACTCTGAGACAGTCGGTACTCAATACATAACATGTACCCGTACAGTATACAGACTTTGCCATATGCAGTTCTGTGTGTCTGTGACCTCAAACTTTTCCACCATATGCATAAAAAAGTATTTACGCCtctgtggataaaaaaaaactgtcaaaaagtaaagaaatataTCTGTAGTAAATTGCAAGTTCAAGTGTGGACTTTCAAACTACACATTAATAATGTACTTGCCATGACCATTGCACTTTTACAGATCCTGCTGATTGGAACTCCTCTCACACAGACGCATTTTACTGACTATCTGTCTAGATttgaaataagcaaataaaaacaaatataatgtaaaaaaagaatTGAGACAAAAATGTCAACATGGGACTACACATATCAAGATAAAACTTGTGTCAATATCACTTGTGCTAAAACACCTGTGAAAGAAAGTTTTTGAAAGCTTGTTGGTCATCAAATTGAATGATATAATGCAGGCAATGTAAACAAGTCATTTATGTAATGTAAAAGATAATTATCTCAACATGAACCACCAGCTTTGTTCTCAAGTTGCTGAAAAACACTTGTTAAGTGATCATCCTATGGAATGCAAAATATGTTGATTCTAGGGCATCTGATAACAGGGTTCAGATTTGAAACAAATTAATGGAGAAAGTAAACTTTGTGTTTGCCAGATAAAGTGGTCATGGCATGATTCTGCAGCTGAGGACACATCCTGATAACCAGCGGGCCCTTTCTCCTCCCAGCCCAATTCCGCGAACTTTAGTCCTGGTATTCCGTGCTGAAGTACTCGCGCAGACGCCCCAGCAAATCCTTCAGCAGAGACTCATATTCTTCATCATCACCCTCAAtctataacaacaacaacatgacacTGATGACTGGACCGCTAACCATGAAAAATGCAAGCTTGTTTATAAGTTTACAGATAATACTATAATTTGTCCTTAAGAAGGTTACACATATGGACACTACAGCAAATTAAGCCTCAGTTCAAAACATGGAAACTGTAAGCACACACTTACAAGATTTCACTCTTTGTTGACAATAAAATATACTGTCTTTGTGTAAACTTCAACATGGTTTAAGGAGGTAACTCACTGCTGACAGCAAGTGGACTGGATTTTTAGACCTGTATACAGGTTTACCTTATGAAACAGACACCATACTTCAAAGAGGCTTACAATGTGTGAAACCACGGAACAGGTGTAACTGAAGTGTCAACAAAATTACCAATAGTTTCCATGtcatatgaaaatatttctgactTTAATCAGGCAGATAAACATGTAAGGTGATTTTGCTGATATGCCTTCATAGAGTAAAGCACCATTTGAGGATATGCATCAGTGATGGTTGACATCACCTAAAAGTTGTAAGCAACAACAACTTGCAAAATAGATAAAGTCCTGACATGTTTACTTAATACAGTTTAACAAAACATTGCAGATTATCATCATCCCTATCATTTAACCTATGTTTTAAACACAGGCCTTAACTTTCTCACCAAACAGAGAATCTACTAGTATCACTGCCCAATGCTTAAACTGTACTCATTATTACACTGAGACATCAATAACCTTTTATAATGACTACACTACTCATTACTATACCTCTTCAATCCCATTCACATGATCTGGGCAGCCACTGTCTTCAATGCCCTCTACTTTCTCACCCAGGGGAGACAATTCAAAGTGCACAACCTGGGCGCCATTCATCACATCATTTTCCACGACCAGACATTTGGTGGCGGTGCGATAGCCCGGAGCCTGGACATCCACACGGTACTGGCCATCAATCAACAGACGGTAGTAGTCGCCACCTTTGGCTGCcaaacaacatactcatacTTCAACAACGTATAACAATGGAATTGCTGCAAAGTGTTTGTAATCCATAAATACTGGTCCTTACAAGACCACAAAAGGAGTGGTATTTTTGGAAAGCATGTGGTAGCCTTGTCCACAAAACTCATTTTTTTACATCTTGAATATGAATTTATGAATCTTTTCTGGCAAAACCCCATGAGATTTAAATCTCTGAATGTTAATCTCTGATTTCCAATTTGCATAAATAGTACACAGACTTGCACACacgaatacatgtactgtttctTTGCCAAAGTTAGTGAAAGAGAAACTGAGGAACACAGCTGTCAATACTTGTAAAATCCTACGCAGAAAGGTGTCCCCTGTCTACAGGTACTCgcacactgtatttatttacagctGGCTAAAAACAACTATACTTATCCCAACTCTACTTCCAGGAGAACTAAACTGCACATTTTGACAACGCCCCCTTTATGCTACAGTTTCATTAACCATTAAATACTTTTAATCTAAATTTGTAATCtaaaaaacaagtaaatgtatGAAAAGATTTGCGCAAAGAattaacaacacaaagaaaagCAGAATGAGTCATACCTGAGGTGATGTCATGGTTGATGTACTGGTACTTCCCATCTGTCATGTTATACACCTTGACTGTGGCACCTGAGATCGGGGTGTCAGACACTCTGTCAACCACCATGCCCTTAATTCCAACATGACTCTGTAAACAGAGAGACAAGCCTTGAGTCAACACTCTCCTTATTCCCATGTGTACTATGCATATGACCGTATGGACACTGATATACAATCCTGAAACTTCAACAACCTACTTCAGTTTAAACATATTACTTCAACTACATCACTGAATGTTAGTTAAATTTTACACTGTAATTTTGTGTGCAAAATGTCTGTGAAAACAAGCCAACAAACTGAACCAAGTTTACTCTTCATATCCAGCCTTGGATGATTATGCTTCTAAACCACAAGAAGTAACCAAGAAGCCGAGGatagcgaccagcattattcgTCAGTTTTTGTTAATCTTTTATGATGAAAAACCATGACTATACCATGACTATACTGACAAGTTGTCTGAATCAACCACATTATGCAGTCCCGAAGCTTGACCAGATTTACAGGTTACCCAAGGGATGAAGTTTTACACTTTCTCTAAATTTTTTCTTCTTGCATTTGctcttaataaaaaaaataagagtcaatctcatgatatttttcaaaaagtAAACTTTAATGTAGCATATCTGAATAAACTTCCTCAACTGGTCCATCAGCTGTGTATAGCTGTACATATCCAAACTAAAATTGCATCAGCTTCACACACCACATAAAATGTGATAGCACAGGGTTTTAGACTTTGTACAGCTGTGATGAAGACTAATTAGTTATAATATTTACACTGGAGATCATGTCTAATCATCGTAATGAGCTTAAGGTAACATGATACCTGATGATGCGTGGGCAAACAGAATATTAACAGCAAGGTAAATACCTGCTAAGGTTTTAATAATTAATTGGTAAACATCCAGAGAATCAATGCCATGCAACATTTTAGTCATGTAAATAGACTACTGATTCGAATAATCACACTGATTACACAACATAATGCAATTTGAGTGGTGTCTTCTTTCCAACGAATGCTACCTAACTATGTCctttagaaaaataaataaaagaaatttgtgaTAATTACACAAACTAAACCACTCCATCAGGAAGCTAATGTGTTTAATCCAAATGATACTGGACACCCAAAGGtcagatgtacatacattacCATCTATTACCACTGATCAGAGTACCAGGTGTTCAGCCATGTGTTACCTGCAGGATTTAGCTGACTAGGATGTCAGCTTTCAGATATCACTCCACCCTCCCTACTCACCCAGAGTACCAGGTGTCAAATGTAGTTGACTTGGATGTCGCACCACCCTCTCAACCCTCCTCACCCACCCAAAGCAGGTGTTCAGCCATGTCTTACCTGTAGGATGTAGTTGACGAGGGCATCCTTGTTCTGCTCCCAGTACATAGGCAGATCAGCTGCTGGTGGGAATTTGTCACAGCCTAACTCCAGGGTTATTTCAAAACAGTTTGTGGCCAGATAGTTGAAGTCTTGCATACCTACAACATCAAAAACATATGTTGACATTCACTAGTACATTAAACCAACAATACGCATAactaatttttgtattttatttcatgacCGAGTGTCTGGTGACACAGATAAGAGGATAATTCCAGACAAGAATTATTGAGCATCTACTGAACCACGCTTTCACAGCCATGAGTAGGTCTATACCAACCTTTGGTGACAGAGTACCATCCTCCACCATTGGTTATCCCCCCTTGTTTGTAGAACTTGTCATCTCCACTCATATCACAGGGTTTATGTTTCTTGGCCATGAGTCCATGAGGGAGAGCATACATCTCAGCTAAGtatctatgtatacataaaaaaaacacacacaaatttCAGGGATAGCCTTAATATATAACAATTACAGAAGAAAACCTATAGTTTAGAATTttccaagtgacacattttgcttgattcttgATTCATCCATCGTACAGGGTCACCTaaatttattcgattggtgttttatgttatacGGCCACGAAGGAAGCAGGCCACGTcaaagttttttgtgaagtttgattaatttcattaaaaatgtttgcATAAAGGTGCTTCTGAAGTagatttttacataccaaacttcaggtgacaTACAGAACTCATCGTATAAGATTTGAAGTCATCTACATATGCCATATTCTTCACTAGTTGCCCTAACATTTCTTGTACAAGATAAAATACCCCTTCCAAAGATATCATAGCAAACCAAATAAAATCAACTTTTTGCTCTTAAAATCAGTGAAAGCAACAGTTTATCTGTCATTACATGTATTGCACTGTCACTGAACGGACAACTGGCACTGCCATGTTTGCCCTGTGATGTCAATTTAATGACGTCAGATGTTCCTTtttccagctcatcatgatgacacTGCACTAAAAACAGTATGACGTTACTATAaacactgatacattgtaacattgtagacgCTGCACTACAATCCTTTCTTGATGTAACAATGGctcaaggtcctgcttcacacttgCGCCAACACGTGGGATCAAAAAATATGCCGCTTTCCATTTATTCTTTAAGCAATTCCACCCAATTTATACCAAGTGTTCACTGATGTCACATTTGGCTTCTTTTTGTGCTTAATAAacaagaagttgttatccataagaaatCTACCTTGTCTTAGCTCAACGCTCAACTTCTACACGCCATCGAAAGAAGTTCTTTTTTCTTAGCTAATGATCAGTATTACTTAAAAATTTCCATCTGTTTGTCAATACCATGCAGTTAtcaatttcacaaaaacatacataatgCTGTGAGAATGTATTTAGAAACCTGTTCATGGCAAAGGCTCATTAAGCTCACCCCGGGCTTATTTACCTGAAAGTGGCATCATCTGGGGATGCTGTATACTCTCTCTGCTTCCCGGAGCGGGTGGAGTCAAATGGGTAGTTAGCCACAAGGTCACCCCCATGGAGGTTGGCAGAGAGAACAAACGGGTACTGGAACAGCCACTGGATCACCATCTGGGCCTCGGGTGCTTCCTGCAACAGCCAAGTGGAATCTTAATCATAACATTGGATCATTACAAACACTGGCACAGTCAAGCTAACATAAACTTGGCCACagttacatatacactgttatTTGTCAATTTTTGGCATATCTGATACGTACAGTTCTGCTACTTGATctataaaatactgtaatggTAATACAGGCCACATTTTGACAGAAGTGTGACTGTTATATTTGTTCTGATGCCATCTTTCATCAGCACAGGTATACTACTTCTCTATGTAATCATGGATGATGCAGTACTGGCAAACAACTCCTAGACACAATGGGGAGATGGCATATGAACAGGTGGTGCTGGTGTGAAGCAGGGCCCTGGATCACTGTTACTTCACAATCATCATACAGCATTCTTCCCAATGTAATTTACAGTAGTTTGTACAGTAATGTTGTACTGTCATTAATATAATATTGTGATAATGAACTGAAAAAGGAATATCTGACATCAATAGAAAGACATCACAAGTCTTACTGCCTGGCATTTGCCTGATCCCTGTCCGGATCGTACTATGCCATGAAGCAATGTTTCACATCCAGGTCTTACTTTCCTCAAAACTCCACCAGAGAACACAATCCATTCAATAAAAGGTAACAATGGCTGATCAGTATGGCTGGTTAACTTACAGTGGGTGTGTCCTGCACAGCCAGGGCCAGCTTCTCCAGGTGGTTGTTGTGCTGTGTCTCCCCGTCAACTTCATCTCGGTACAGGATTGCGTCCAGATCAGGGAACACGCGGTTCAAGTCCACACCACGCGCATTACTTCTACCTCTCAGCCAGTTCTTCTTCCCATCCTGAGAAAGACAGAGAAAGCGACATTGTGTAgataaaaatgtatacaaacCACTGTAGTAAATACATGCAgaatcttgtacatgtacaagccgaGTGTACCATGTGTAGCTGCTTTCTCTCCCCTGCACACAATTGCAGCGAATCATGTGTGTGGTTTGGTATATTGTATATTCTATCTTGTATGCACGCAGTGCATCCTGTAAGGTTTGCTATATTCTATCATGTATGCATGCTGTGTCAAGTGTATGGTTTGCTACATTCTCTCATGAATGCATGCAGTGTATCGTGTGTGGTTTGCTacattttatcataaatgcATGTGTCATGTGTGGTCTGCTATGTTCCATCACGATTGCATGCAGTGTATCATGTGTGGTTTGCTACATTCTATCATGAATGCATGCAAGGTATTGTGTGTGGTTTGCTACATTCTATCACGTATGCAAGGAGTGTCGTGTGGTTTGCCACATTCtatcatgtatgcatgtgtcatGTGTGGTTTGCTACATTCTCTCATGAATGCATGCAGTGTATCGTGTGTGGTTTGCTACATTTTATCATGAATGCATGCAGTGTATTGTGTGTGGTTTGCTACATTCTATCACGTATGTAAGGAGTGTCGTGTGGTTTGCTACATTCTCTCATGTATGCATGCAGTGTCGTGTGGTTTGCCACATTCtatcatgtatgcatgtgtcatGTGTGGTTTGCTACATTCTCTCATGAATGCACGCAGTGTATCGTGTGTGGTTTGCTACATTTTATCATGAATGCATGTCATGTGTGGTCTGCTATGTTCCATCACGATTGCATGCAGTGTATCATGTGTGGTTTGCTACATTCTCTCATGAACGCATGCAGTGTATTGTGTGTGGTTTGCTACATTCTATCACGTATGCAAGGAGTGTCGTGTGGTTTGCCACATTCtatcatgtatgcatgtgtcatGTGTGGTTTGCTACATTCTATCATGAATGCATGCAGTGTATCATGTGTGTGGTTTGCTACATTCTATCACGTATGCAAGGAGTGTCGTGTGGTTTGCCACATTCtatcatgtatgcatgtgtcatGTGTGGTTTGCTACATTCTATCATGAATGCATGCAGTGTATCATGTGTGTGGTTTGCTACATTCTATCTTGAATACATGCAATGTATCATctgtgtggttttctacattcTATCATGTATACGTGCAGTGTTATGTGTGGTTTGCTACATTCTATCATGAATGCATGCAAGGTATCATGTGTGTTGTTTACTACATTCTATCCTGAGTGCATGCAGTGTATCATGTGTGTGGTTTGCTACATTCTATCAAATACATATGCTGTGTGTTAGATGTGTGTGGATTGCTACATTCTATCAAATCCACATGCTCTGTGTAAGACGTGTTGTGGCTGATATGTTCCTTCCTCCAGTTTATCACATGTGTGAGCGTACCGTTTCTCTGGGGCTGTTGTTGGCTGCCTCCCACCCATCTGGGTTCATGGAGGGCATGatgtgtatgcgtgtgttgttGATGATCCATTGCACGGTGTGGTTCCCCTGGTTGTACTGATCACACAGATAATCAGCCAGCTTCAGCAGCACCTCTCGGCTCACCACCTCATTACCATGCATGTTCCCCACATACTTAAACTCTGGTTTACctgtaaacatacaaacatcTTCAATCAATAACACACCATGAtacggctgaaatattgctgatctgcccttaatccataatcattccttcattcattcaactgTGAGAATACAGTAAGTCCTCTTAATATACAACCAAAAAAACAAGAGCATTTGTGAGAGACAATGATAATATGGTTAATACCATGGCATTAATTAGATACGTGTAGATCTATTCACCAAAAATCATAACTGTTACCAAAAGGAGCATGTAATGGCAATGTAGTTACCAAATCTCTGAATGGGACAGTCTCACACACAACACAAGGCCTTACCTATGAATCTCTCCACTAAATATTACCCATTTTGCTCACTGTGGGGAAACGGGGTCTATCTTAAATCCAAATTTCAAATACGATTTTAGAGGCCATCTATGGGCCCAAGAACTTAAAATTATAATCTCCTTATAAATGTTGTCTTAAGACAAGTTTCTACTTCCAGTTCCAAAACTTAAGCATTCTGACAAATTTTAGGTGCAAGATTCAAAAACAGGTTCATTTGCTGTGTAATAATTCCACCCCACCCCAAACCTTTTATATATCCACATGAAACTTTATAGATACCGTTTTTcccttttttcacattttgtacattaaaTGGCAACTCTAAATGGAGTTAATCTTAATACAGGAATTTTGAGTTTCGAGACTGTGACAAAGCAATGACATCAAGGCAGAAAGGGATGTTACCATGATGTTGTAACATTGGAACTCTTGTGTTACTTGATAATGTTTCCTCTAGTATTACAAAGATCATGATGAGTGTGTAAAGAAGAAATGCTTTTGCATACTAAATGTAAAAATACTTCTGttaaatatctgatatttactgactGTGTATCATAGGAACGGTACCAGATGTTACTTATTGATGGTacctacaaaaacaaaattaaccaaAGGAGAGTATTCCTTGAATAACATCTACTGGCAGTGCATGTCAGGTAACGATAATGTGAGGTGTGATGCCTGAAACAACAGCACCTGCCATGTTACTAATTGGCTACGCAGGTGGTTATCCACCTGCCTGTCACAATCCCTAAATACAATTAAGAAGTGAATCATCACTTCTGAGCACTGTATCACTATGGCAACCATTCCTACGTCAATGCCAGATTCAACCCATGTGCATGGTCAACTGTCAGCAACATGATCAATAGTCCATGTTCCATCATGGTACATCAGGTTAAACCTGAACCAGTGGCCTAAGTGGCCGTCTAATTGTGAGCTTAAAATAGCAATCATATGCTGGAAACTTTTGTCCACCTTTAGAAAAATCGGCAACCACTTAAAATTTATCTGACATGAACAAATGTCTAGTGTCTAgtgccaaaaataatatttatccaCAAAAGGGAAAGGACACTGATGATTGGTCAAGATGCAAATATCTGTGAATCTCTGCTTAACCCAGGCACTaccatttcctccacccaacgaagcaaacacaaaaatttaataaaGAAGATCTGATTTTACAGCTGTGGCAAAAATTTCTTGACACATAAAAATGCTCTGGGCACAGTTATTTTCCAGgctttgttacaaaatataatacAGATTGATCATCAGACATGTGCACTAACTTAAATTATGTAATTTGTGCcttttgtcatttacatgaGAATAAATTTCTTACAAAGTGTTGTTCGATTTTCTGCCATGAATTCCTTGGTTTAGAAATGGGCAGATATTTTTTGCACTTGTCATGtcttttaatgcagttttacaGCTGTGGGTGATCAGAGAAGCAGATCCATACTCTCATTTACAATAAGGAATTTAAGAGATATACAATGAGATCAATGATTTGAAAAGATCTACAGTGTGTTTAACGTAGCCATGCACACAGTATGATTTTCTGACCATTGTATATTTAGGTGATTTTTTATGTAAACTGATGATTGAGTATTAAAACTAAtcgagttcaagtctagctcatgctggcttcctctccgtccatacgtgggaaggtctgcagcaacctacaccataatgctggctgccgtcgtaacaattaaatattcttgagtatggcttataACACcactgatataaataaataaataattaaaactacATCTAAATGTTTTATGGTTTCTAGTCTTGTTAAGTATTTTGACCATTTCATTAATAATCCTGTCGACTTTCtctatgaaatacatgtacatgaaacaacATTTGCTTGTATTCAATTCCCACTGCCAAGTATTACCCCGTTCAGAAACTTCAGATACTGGAAGGCAGGTCACTTTGTAGTAGTACACCTTCTTGCTATTATCCTGCAGAGATTTACTATCATCCACACATTTTgattatgaaaatattataaatgaacAATGTCACATAATTCATAAACAGATAAACAATGAATCCCTGGGGGACACCAGGGATACTCGGTTTCCGTGACAATTATGTCTTGATTGAATGACTCAGGCTTTAGTCTGTATGTAATGCataggaggtacatgtatgaagccaACTCAAAGTGCATTCAGAGAAAGCAAAGAATTTTACTTTGAGCACAAGTAATGCATAATGCACTAAACCAAATTCTTTGCTaaagtatttttgtttatttcatttgattggggtttatcACCATGCAAGTATTccacaggtttatgggtggagaaaataaaagaaaactatCACCTGAAGACCTGAAAATTTACATGACAAACTTCTTAGCATGTCACCTTGTGTCACGTGGGATATTATATTTATCTGATGGGTGCCTAATGCTgtattgaaaaatgtttttttatcaaGGCAGTGGGCCTGGAACTGCTCTTGACTAGGTACCTGAAAATCATGCAGACGTAAAGCTACATGCAGCTTATTGAGATCTGAATTTGGAGAGCTGTAGGAAACTAGGAATTTCACATGAATGGCCTTATATCAACATCTGCTGGGTACAAGCAATCATTTCATCTTTTATCCATAGCTACTGAGTATATAAGACACTTCATTCCTTACTTCCCGTCAGAATATTTTGGAAGACTGGTGCAGGCAGAACAATTCGGGCTATCTTTTATAACATATCCACATTTATGACAACTTCTGGGTACACAGGAAATGATGAGTTCCGATACACAGGGTAAAATGGCATGCTGGCAGTGACGGGAGACTAGGAATCTAGTACATTATTGGCCTTATAAAACATGGATGCCAGTTATATCCAGAGCCAGTGCTGCCTTCTTTTTGTTGGCCCCAGGTCCATCAAACAGTGGACAATAATAGTTTATGTGTTCGTATTAATTAAtacatggaggtagaatagaaGGAGGCACAACTATGAGGCTTCAAAGTGTTCAATGTACATAACTGATGCCACATGGCCCACTCTCTGTTATGACAGGAGATTAGAGCTGTCTAGCTTGGTCAGGCCTAGGCGCAAGCGCTCTCGCGAGGCTGTCACAGGCGAACAGCCAAGACACGTGATTTGATAAAGACTTAGGTCAAGCTCGCACACATTTGCCGACAACCCCTGTAATTTTGTGTACTTCTGCTGGTGCTTTTtggttgaaattaaaataaataaatgttttgaacacTCACGCCTTTGTATTTTAGCGTATTACCAAATTTAATGGATTTATAAGCTTATTGTATAAGATTCGGTAAATcttataatttacatgtttttggtTGATGCATTCCCACCGGTTTATCTACTTCGGTTTGGAACAAACTCGGGGTACTGgtcattattttgtttactaTGATCCATTAGGAAGTTTTGTATTCAACACGGAGATAAATGGACATCGATTGTAGATGTAAGCTGGATGGGCCCCGATGACATCATTGCGAATGTCAAGTTGTAACAAATTCAGTAAGTCATGCTGATATTTAGTTTTTCGTACAGCATCCCTTTCACCACAAATACGACAGTATTCAGACAGCTTTTCTGCGTGAATATCCATTCTCGAGGGTCTTGATTAGCCATGCTCTTAGTATATAAAATTGAGACTCTGTGCTTCGCGTTTTTCATTTGTACTTATATAAGGAGGTCATAGTGTCATTTGTTCACAAGGAATTGAAAGCAAATAATTTGCTATTGTATATAAATCTATGGGAAATTAGCTTAGTGTAGAGGGGTTAAGCTGTTGgattatatgtataaatacctATATGTAGGTCTTAATTAATCCTTCCTGTTTTTAGTAGGTCTAGGGGAGATCAGCCCAGGCAATGCCGGAAGCGCGGTAAGTCCGGATAGTCgcaaataattttaattctgTCTATtaggtaaatatttatgaaagtcACCCAGCCGCCCCAGCCATGCAGCCGCTAAGCAACAGGTCTGaaagtgtatgtgtgtataccaCTCCACCCAAGTATGTAACAAATGCATTTCCTCAATCATcaacatgtaaatttaaaccTCGGAAATAACAAGGGTAGAGGTTTTTAAACACAACTGCGCCCCAGGAGGAGTTTCCTTAAAGCAATGTTGTGACTTCTGTTAGACTGCGTCCTTACTACATATGAACGGCATCACACAATGTGTAGGCGTATAGGCTTAAATGCTCTGTGTATTCATGCCGGATAGCCCTGAGCACTTGTGCGAAAGTATTACAGAAGTAGCTCTTGCATTACTTCCAAAACTCGGAATTTGCGCCCCGACTCCCAAATAACGtggtatgtatacattttttactTTGCTCTTTTGGTTGGCATAATCTTTTTTTATGAAAGCTCATtcgaaagtttatcagtaatctGTAAAAGACAGGCAATATTGtgattttctcagttttcttaATGTTAATCGATGGGCCTTTCTTGGATTTTTTAACACTGACACAAATCTATTAACTAATTAAATACATAAGTGTAAAGCCCACCAGTAAAGCTGTACCTAATGCTACGCACTTGACAGAAGCAGCAAGAGCTGCGGTAGATCAACAACATCATGGTTTCTGGACTGAACCATGATATCAATTTAACAGGACAATAAGAGGGTAGTATGATTATCTACAGATTCCATCACTTATTATTATACTAGTAATCGAACAGTAATGTAGGCCgacatgtatttttgtaacTGAAAGAGATACAGAGCCTTTCACACACGTTTACATAGCCTATTGTAAATAGGGAATAACAATCAGTAACAGCAGCAAAAAAAAtacgaaacaaaaaaaaaacctatataCCTGGTTCGTGTTTCCCTGGGTTGTCCGACAACTCGATCACCCACAGTTTTCGCTTTTCTACCGTTTCCCCTGGTAAAGAGTAGACCCGAGAAATGTCTTCACATTTGGCACTGACGTCTTTCAGTGTTCGTTTCAAGTCATCGTAGTCGTGGTGCTTGGCCAGCTCGTACGAGAAGCATGTTTGTGTTATCGCTGAAATCAGGCACAGGCAAAAAAGGTGACAGGAATTCCACATAGCTCCAGCCACTCTGTGAAGttaaataacagaaaaacaaaaatattgcgAGAGGAAGCTATCGCGGATGGTAATGACAAGCGACCAGATGTGTTCGTGTGACAGCGACAATCGCTTTTAAGCTGGGTCAACCAACTCCTGCATAATGTGGATCATTGATGTCAGAATTGGTCCGGTGACGTCACTGGCAAGGgacctttcattttttttttttttttttagctaaaaCACTTCTAACGtcttgacttttttttatatacctgtacttcaGTTGCTGCTTTTCATATCTGAAATTGTTACCAAAACGTACAGATGTTCTGTATATCAACAAACATCGAAGAGCTTAT
Encoded proteins:
- the LOC135468246 gene encoding carboxypeptidase E-like isoform X2, whose amino-acid sequence is MHGNEVVSREVLLKLADYLCDQYNQGNHTVQWIINNTRIHIMPSMNPDGWEAANNSPRETDGKKNWLRGRSNARGVDLNRVFPDLDAILYRDEVDGETQHNNHLEKLALAVQDTPTEAPEAQMVIQWLFQYPFVLSANLHGGDLVANYPFDSTRSGKQREYTASPDDATFRYLAEMYALPHGLMAKKHKPCDMSGDDKFYKQGGITNGGGWYSVTKGMQDFNYLATNCFEITLELGCDKFPPAADLPMYWEQNKDALVNYILQSHVGIKGMVVDRVSDTPISGATVKVYNMTDGKYQYINHDITSAKGGDYYRLLIDGQYRVDVQAPGYRTATKCLVVENDVMNGAQVVHFELSPLGEKVEGIEDSGCPDHVNGIEEIEGDDEEYESLLKDLLGRLREYFSTEYQD
- the LOC135468246 gene encoding carboxypeptidase E-like isoform X1; translation: MWNSCHLFCLCLISAITQTCFSYELAKHHDYDDLKRTLKDVSAKCEDISRVYSLPGETVEKRKLWVIELSDNPGKHEPGKPEFKYVGNMHGNEVVSREVLLKLADYLCDQYNQGNHTVQWIINNTRIHIMPSMNPDGWEAANNSPRETDGKKNWLRGRSNARGVDLNRVFPDLDAILYRDEVDGETQHNNHLEKLALAVQDTPTEAPEAQMVIQWLFQYPFVLSANLHGGDLVANYPFDSTRSGKQREYTASPDDATFRYLAEMYALPHGLMAKKHKPCDMSGDDKFYKQGGITNGGGWYSVTKGMQDFNYLATNCFEITLELGCDKFPPAADLPMYWEQNKDALVNYILQSHVGIKGMVVDRVSDTPISGATVKVYNMTDGKYQYINHDITSAKGGDYYRLLIDGQYRVDVQAPGYRTATKCLVVENDVMNGAQVVHFELSPLGEKVEGIEDSGCPDHVNGIEEIEGDDEEYESLLKDLLGRLREYFSTEYQD